A region of uncultured Fibrobacter sp. DNA encodes the following proteins:
- a CDS encoding metallophosphoesterase translates to MNSSIDFIGDIHGHCTELRALLAKLGYVETSGAFRYPGGSRSVVFLGDYIDRGPEVRETVNLVRAMRDAGSAVALMGNHEFNALCFWQLNGEGGSHVIHCIPGGYLREHSFNKVAIHTRTVESYKGRKQEFHDMLDFLKTLPFFVETESFRAQHACFEKSAASILNAEGIRCFADGNFNDLIARANDQFNEYDDSLFDPINFFLKGPEMNLPDGITFRDGENVLRKRARIRWWVDPKGKSLRELAFQPGVELPACAAPADVCKHEFYGEAERPVFFGHYWLTGLPHLIRENVCCLDYSVAGYRGDGRLVAYRFDGEQRLDESKFVWVEAV, encoded by the coding sequence ATGAATTCCTCTATCGACTTCATCGGCGATATTCATGGGCATTGCACGGAACTTCGGGCTTTGCTTGCGAAGCTGGGCTACGTGGAAACGTCCGGTGCCTTCCGTTACCCGGGCGGCTCCCGTTCTGTCGTTTTTCTCGGCGACTATATCGACCGTGGGCCGGAGGTGCGCGAGACGGTCAACCTGGTGCGTGCGATGCGCGATGCGGGGAGTGCCGTGGCCCTGATGGGGAATCACGAATTTAACGCGCTCTGTTTTTGGCAGCTGAATGGCGAAGGCGGCTCCCATGTGATTCATTGCATTCCAGGGGGTTACCTGCGCGAGCATTCCTTCAACAAGGTGGCTATCCATACGCGGACGGTCGAAAGTTACAAGGGCCGCAAGCAGGAATTCCACGACATGCTCGACTTCTTGAAGACGCTGCCGTTCTTTGTCGAGACGGAATCTTTCCGTGCTCAGCATGCCTGTTTTGAGAAGAGCGCGGCATCAATCCTTAATGCCGAAGGCATCCGCTGTTTTGCTGACGGAAATTTCAACGACCTCATTGCCCGCGCGAACGACCAGTTCAACGAGTACGATGATTCCCTGTTCGACCCGATAAACTTTTTCTTGAAAGGCCCCGAGATGAACTTGCCCGATGGAATTACTTTCCGCGATGGCGAGAATGTTTTGCGCAAACGGGCCCGCATCAGGTGGTGGGTGGATCCGAAGGGGAAGTCCTTGCGCGAACTGGCTTTCCAGCCGGGTGTGGAACTGCCTGCCTGCGCTGCCCCTGCCGACGTTTGCAAGCATGAGTTTTATGGCGAGGCGGAACGGCCTGTATTCTTCGGGCATTACTGGCTGACGGGGCTTCCGCACTTGATTCGCGAGAATGTCTGTTGCCTGGATTACAGCGTTGCCGGTTATCGCGGGGACGGGCGGCTTGTCGCTTACCGTTTCGACGGCGAGCAGCGACTAGATGAAAGTAAGTTCGTGTGGGTGGAGGCTGTTTAG